In Streptomyces ambofaciens ATCC 23877, a single genomic region encodes these proteins:
- a CDS encoding dienelactone hydrolase yields the protein MAQQATPVRQARLGRTLGPEGTAVSGVVLLLPAGDEVSSRRPSPLLATASVRALGRRLARAGRDEGLATHVVHYRCRGWNGAEAHLARDADWAAGEAVRRYGDVPVCLLGIGMGGRAALRAAGHEAVNSALAIAPWLPDEDMAAPPEPVKQLAGRQVLIVHGTNDERSDPELSFRLAARAKKANRAVCRFEVHSDGHGLRHYRDEVAALAEDFVMGVLFGQSFSRPVEDALAAPPPLGLRMPLAVGFGQSLRR from the coding sequence ATGGCACAGCAAGCGACGCCGGTCCGTCAGGCCCGGCTGGGGCGAACGCTCGGTCCGGAGGGGACGGCGGTCAGCGGGGTGGTGCTGCTGCTCCCCGCGGGCGACGAGGTGTCCAGCCGCAGGCCGTCCCCGCTGCTGGCGACCGCGTCCGTACGGGCGTTGGGGCGCCGACTCGCCCGCGCGGGGCGGGACGAGGGCCTGGCCACCCACGTCGTGCACTACCGGTGCCGCGGCTGGAACGGCGCCGAGGCCCACCTGGCCCGCGACGCCGACTGGGCCGCCGGCGAGGCCGTACGGCGCTACGGCGACGTCCCCGTCTGCCTGCTCGGCATCGGTATGGGCGGACGGGCCGCCCTGCGCGCGGCCGGGCACGAGGCCGTCAACTCGGCGCTGGCCATCGCCCCTTGGCTGCCGGACGAGGACATGGCCGCGCCACCCGAACCGGTGAAGCAGCTCGCCGGGCGCCAGGTGCTCATCGTGCACGGCACCAACGACGAGCGCAGCGACCCGGAGTTGTCGTTCCGGCTGGCCGCGCGCGCGAAGAAGGCCAATCGCGCGGTGTGCCGTTTCGAGGTGCACTCCGACGGTCACGGGCTGCGGCACTACCGGGACGAAGTAGCGGCGCTGGCCGAGGACTTCGTGATGGGCGTGCTGTTCGGGCAGTCGTTCTCCCGGCCGGTGGAGGACGCCCTGGCCGCTCCGCCGCCGCTGGGGCTGCGGATGCCGCTGGCGGTGGGGTTCGGGCAGTCGCTGCGGCGGTAG
- a CDS encoding adenosine deaminase — protein sequence MTSQSTAKTTARTPTPEQIRRAPKVLLHDHLDGGLRPATVVELARATGYSALPETDADRLGAWFRQAADSGSLERYLETFSHTVGVMQTRDALVRVAAECAEDLAEDGVVYAEVRYAPEQHLEGGLGLEEVVEAVNEGFREGERRARDNGHRIRVGALLTAMRHAARALEIAELANRYRDLGVVGFDIAGAEAGYPPTRHLDAFEYLKRENNHFTIHAGEAFGLPSIWQALQWCGADRLGHGVRIIDDIQVHEDGTVELGRLASYVRDKRIPLELCPSSNLQTGAADSYADHPIGLLRRLHFRATVNTDNRLMSHTSMSREFEHLVDAFGYTLDDMQWFSVNAMKSAFIPFDERLAMINDVIKPGYAELKSEWLFQQTASTSAFSENEG from the coding sequence ATGACGAGCCAGAGCACCGCGAAGACCACCGCGAGGACTCCGACGCCGGAACAGATCCGCCGGGCGCCGAAGGTTCTGCTGCACGACCATCTCGACGGCGGGCTGCGCCCCGCCACGGTCGTCGAACTCGCCCGGGCGACCGGTTACTCCGCCCTCCCCGAGACCGACGCCGACCGGCTCGGCGCCTGGTTCCGGCAGGCCGCCGACTCCGGATCGCTGGAGCGGTACCTGGAGACCTTCTCCCACACCGTCGGCGTCATGCAGACCCGCGACGCCCTCGTCCGGGTCGCCGCCGAGTGCGCCGAGGACCTCGCCGAGGACGGCGTCGTCTACGCCGAGGTGCGGTACGCCCCCGAGCAGCACCTGGAGGGCGGGCTCGGGCTCGAAGAGGTGGTCGAGGCCGTGAACGAGGGCTTCCGGGAAGGCGAGCGGCGCGCACGGGACAACGGCCACCGCATCCGCGTCGGCGCTCTGCTCACCGCCATGCGGCACGCCGCCCGCGCCCTGGAGATCGCCGAGCTCGCCAACCGCTACCGCGATCTCGGAGTCGTGGGCTTCGACATCGCGGGTGCCGAGGCCGGTTACCCGCCCACCCGGCACCTGGACGCCTTCGAGTACCTGAAGCGGGAGAACAACCACTTCACCATCCACGCCGGCGAGGCCTTCGGTCTGCCGTCCATCTGGCAGGCCCTGCAGTGGTGCGGCGCCGACCGGCTCGGGCACGGCGTGCGCATCATCGACGACATCCAGGTCCACGAGGACGGCACGGTCGAGCTCGGGCGCCTCGCCTCGTACGTCCGGGACAAGCGCATCCCCCTGGAACTGTGCCCCAGTTCCAACCTCCAGACCGGCGCGGCCGACTCCTACGCGGACCACCCGATCGGGCTGCTGCGCCGGCTGCACTTCCGTGCCACCGTCAACACGGACAACCGGCTGATGTCCCACACCAGCATGAGCCGGGAATTCGAGCACCTTGTCGACGCGTTCGGTTACACGCTCGACGACATGCAGTGGTTCTCCGTCAATGCGATGAAATCAGCGTTCATTCCTTTCGATGAACGACTGGCCATGATCAATGACGTCATCAAGCCCGGATATGCGG